From Solanum lycopersicum chromosome 4, SLM_r2.1:
TATTCATACATTTGTATTAGCTACTCTTGATAATACAACTATATCTATTGTGGACTTTCTatggtagatatcaacattttcctTGGGGTCAACTATCATTTTCAAAACTAATTGGTTCACTTAGACAAGATTTTGATGTTAGTAAAAAGTTGTATCGATTATATGGGATGCCCTATGCGCTTAACGTTTGGATATACGAATGTGCATCtaatttaaattctaaaataGCTGTGAAAGAACGAAATGTCATCCCAAGAATGTGCAATTGGAGAGTTGTGTCTGATAAGGCAAAGTTTGAAATGCTTATGTCTACCATTTTCCAAgaggtaaaattttatttttgtctatgGAATATCGTTATTTATGTCTTGTGATACATTGTGAAATGTTATTgtattaaaagttaaattatctTATGTGTTGTGACACATTCAGAATGCATGTTCAAACATTGTCCCAACAGCAGAGGAAATTGAAGCTTTTGACCTTGCTCAAGTTGAACATGTTCATTCTTCATCATTACCATTAGTACAACAAATGAGGAAGATGATTTTGATAATTTCTCCACAAAACCTCCTGAATAGTTATTGAGGACATATTCTAGAGTGTCTGATACATCTCCTCCACCACcgccaaaaagaagaaaaaaagtgaatatacaaaaaaagaaagtgtCAGAACAGAACCAGCCTGATCAATCATATGTGTCTCCGACACCGGATGATGATGTACATGTTTCCATGTCAAATCTGCCTCCAAATTCGATTGTTGATGATGTACATGGTTCTGTTCCAGACGTGTCACCGAAATCGGCTGCTGATGTACATGGTTCTGTTCCAGACGTGTCTCCGAACCCGTCTGCTGATGTTCATAGGTCTGCAGATTCTCAGATTGAAGAGTTGAAACGAAATTTGAAAACTTACgtaagtaaattattttgatatttttaaacaaatttttttaacctAAATGTATCTACAATTTGTAGGTTGACAACAAATTTGAGGAActgattatattgataaaaGCAAATCACTCCCAGTTGATGCAATCTATAGGcaaggaaaacatcaattttcagGCTAATACAAGCACATTTCAATCTGACAAACAAACATCTCAGCAAATACCAATTGATCTTTCTGATATGGGTGGTGTAGCTGAGGATAGTGTTGGTTTTTCTGGTGAAAATGGTGAACATCAAATCGTCGATGATGCAGGGGATGTCGCTGAGGATGGTGTTGGTGTTTCTGTAAATGAGGGTGAACAACTAGTCAGTGATACTCCAAAGGTAATGTTTATGATACATTGGACactttatttttccattttaatgtATGTCGTGTATCATGCACATATAGTCAATGTTATGTATCATGCGAGCATAATCACTGTTACGTATCAGcacaaattatattaacaatttttatttcaaaactaCATATTCAGGATGGTGACGCACATCCCCTGCACCAAGATTTAAATAAACATATCATGGacactttctttttcattttaattgttGTCATGTATCATGCACATTTACTCAAGACTATGTATCATGTGATTATAATCAATGTTACGTATCAGcacaaattatattaacaatttttatttcaaaactgcATATTAAGGATGGTGACGCACATCAGTCGCACCAAGATTTAAATGAACATATCATGGAGCAAGATGTTGATGACAATGTTCAACACAACATCCCTCATGTTTTGCCCGAAAAACAACAATGAATGCATCGgtagatttttcaattttgatttatgacacacaatttcattacacataaaatttattttaaaaatcattacatCATATTATACAGGAATCTTCCACTTCAACAACAATATCGCCATCAACTCAAGCAGCAATAGATGCGCTTATCAAAGATTTGGGTAAAGATCCTACTAATGCTAGACCATTATATTCTTACAATCCACAGAATATAACTAGAAGTCAGTACTTGTTGACCGACAGTCAATTACCCACTGATATCCAATAACTGAGATTAGTGTTAGAACCGATTCAGTCACTTCTGCGCATAGAAATAGAATGCCTTCGAGAAGGATTCAATCTCCATATTGtacttcttttgggtcaagcgagaagggaaaagagaaattgaaggatATGGCTCGACTCCATTTCCCGTTCGAAGGATGTGGCATTACAGATCAAGTTTCACCGAAACTTATTGAGGATTACATGAATTGGTTGTCAAGGGGGCttctaaaaaatcataacaataagtaagttttatacattatttttgcAAGTGTTAGGcataatcattttttatataactaattcatgatactttgttatataaaaattgtaattaagtgagtgttatgtatcatgtatatatattcaaaCTTATGTATCGTATATGCAGGAACCCATCGGACCATAAATACAGAtcaaaatcttcttcttttggatttacgatgatggactttgttgttgctTTTCTAATGAACAAGAATTGGTTTTATGCCATGTCACAGCCAAACAAATGTTGGTCTGATGAGGTAAAAATCTTAAACTAATTATCAAATATGTatcaatcaaaattatattataataacatGATACATTCTGTAGAAGtatcatactatttaattagcAATGATACATTCTGTAGAAGtatcatactatttaattagcAAAAGTACCatactattttttaataattatatttttttatattgtttagatATATATCATTTCTTACtatgttttcattttgtttatagCACATCAATGTGATTTTTTACTACCTtcgtaaaaaatcaaaactttgcaGCATGGATCAATACAGATACAGAACAACCCACTGTTTGTTCATGTCACATGTAAAAAACTGTTATGATAGATATTACatggacgatgatgatgatagtcTTACTACACAAGAACATGTTGATTGCGCTTCAGTTGTATCAGTATATGACAGGTCAATAATTGACATCATCAAAGGTTTTGGAATACCAGCTGCTTTACCATGGCATCTTGTAGATGAGGTCTACATCCCAATTAACTGTGATCAAGAATTCCATTGGGTGCTGGCTGTTGTTGAGTTGAAAAACAGGGTGAGAAGAGTTTTTGACTCATCAATTAGCACAAGGAAAAAAGCAATTCCTCATGAGATAAAAATGTTGTCTAAAATGCTTCCTTCTTACCT
This genomic window contains:
- the LOC138348080 gene encoding uncharacterized protein, with the translated sequence MPYALNVWIYECASNLNSKIAVKERNVIPRMCNWRVVSDKAKFEMLMSTIFQENACSNIVPTAEEIEAFDLAQLLRTYSRVSDTSPPPPPKRRKKVNIQKKKVSEQNQPDQSYVSPTPDDDVHVSMSNLPPNSIVDDVHGSVPDVSPKSAADVHGSVPDVSPNPSADVHRSADSQIEELKRNLKTYVDNKFEELIILIKANHSQLMQSIGKENINFQANTSTFQSDKQTSQQIPIDLSDMGGVAEDSVGFSGENGEHQIVDDAGDVAEDGVGVSVNEGEQLVSDTPKESSTSTTISPSTQAAIDALIKDLGKDPTNARPLYSYNPQNITRITSAHRNRMPSRRIQSPYCTSFGSSEKGKEKLKDMARLHFPFEGCGITDQVSPKLIEDYMNWLSRGLLKNHNNKYYMDDDDDSLTTQEHVDCASVVSVYDRSIIDIIKGFGIPAALPWHLVDEVYIPINCDQEFHWVLAVVELKNRVRRVFDSSISTRKKAIPHEIKMLSKMLPSYLLDSGFFEENECTKFADCHAYKDNITGSLLEPQVPFMIEFAQDIPKQDCDSLDCGLYVTAFTEYMSDQINISYADFSPDYLCQRYGALLWSYGSEKAKCGYVSDNDDPPKSRGIVTPPPEEDLVHIV